DNA sequence from the Verrucomicrobiia bacterium genome:
CGGATAATTGAGAGTCGGGCCATTGTAGCGATCTGGAGGTGCTTCTTGGTGTCCACCGTGCTGTTCATAATGCACTGGCCAATGTTATGTTTCCTTCAATATCTTCCGTGAATCGTGTGTTTGAGAAGTTGAACTGCCAGATCCGTGGTTACGCCCAAGTCCAGATGATATTGCTCATTGCCATCTTCGTTTCCGCGCTTACCGCCGCGCTCTTCTTCAAAGACTTCTTTGATGACCATAGTGATTTCACTGGCTGCCTCTTTGAAAACTCCCGGGATAAATGCGACAACCTCACGGCGTACCTGAATGACCCGGAAGGGGCTGATGACAATGGCGTGTCACGCCTCAAACTCATCGCCTACCTCGCCGTCGTCATTGGGAGTGGCGTCCTGGTTTACCTTATCTTCACCAATCACTTCGGTTCCGACTTCTGATGGAACCCGGGTTGTTCCGAATGGCAGCAATACCCGAAGGGAAGGCAGTCTCTGACATTCTAATAATTACTGCATCCGTATCTCCAACAGGGAGGAGGGGGGCTCCCGTCCCACTCCTAGCCGTCCTCAAACTTACTGGAATCATCTTTCCGTCACGATCTGCGGCCGCGTACTCTCCACGATTGAAAGCAGTTCCTTCTGCTCTTTGTTAGGTATCTTTAGGCGGTCCAGCGACGCCTTCAAATCTCCCAAGGCAGCATCGAATTCCGGGTTGCCGATCCGCATGTTCGCATGCGTCTCCTTCATGTCCTTGCCGTCGTACTTCGCCGGACCACCGGTCGCCAGCACCAGGAATTGAACAAGATGCTTCTTCAACCGCGCCACGCTCCTCTCATCCGCCGTCCACGGCTCCGGCCCATCCTTGCGGATGAATGCGACGCCTTTCCCCTTCACATCTGAGCGGTCCCAGTTTACCCGCGGATCTTGCAGTACTCGTGGCGTGAAATCATCGATGATCGCTTTGATCCCCTCCTCGCCGCCCAAGCGGTCGAACAATGCCAGCTTGCCTTCCACCTGCGCAGCCGTGACTCCATTCGTGGTCCCACCCTCAGCTACCTCCGCCTTCTTCACACCTTTCTCTCCACTGCCTTCACCGGTCCCGGCCAGTTGCTGTTCCTTCGCCATGCGCTGGCTCGCGCGCTGATCGGCATCGCGGCTGCCGGAAGTGAAGAAATCATCATTTTTCTTCGCGCTCTTTGAAGTCCCGCAGCCCACGAGGCCGGTCAAGGCCACGCTCAAAACACACAACACGAGCGGACGCCATGTCACGCTTCCGATAATTTTACTCTTCGTTTTCATGGTATTACTGAAGTGTTTCGTATTGCTCACTTGGTTCGCTGTCTCCCGCAGAAATCGGATCCGTAAATTCCGGCGGTTCAAAATTCAGATTTCCCACCGCCTGTTGCCCGCCCTCCAATCGCGGCAGATATGCCCGGATAAACGCATTGCGAAGGATGTTTCCCAACGTGGCAAAAATGTCTGCTGACGTCGCACCCGTCGCATCACCAGAGAAGGGGATGAGCGTGCCGAACTGGTCTCGCGGATGGTTCTTGAAAACAAATGTCACGCCACCCACCAGCGCCTGCCAGAAGAAGTGCAGCACATTCCCTTCCTCGATATCTTCCGTGATGCTGAACACCTTCAGGTTACGGAATAGCGGCTTGGCATAACCTGTGATCAACCCCTCCTGCACATCCGTCTCCAGTACCAGATCGAAGTACCCCCGCTTGAAATCAAATTTCCCATACGCCAACGCCAGATCATTGATCCGCGTCACATCCAAGCCCAATAATTGCAAAGCCATATGAAACGTGGGCCGATACGAAAACGGATCCAGCGTCATCTTGTATTCAAACTTCGCGTGATCCATCACCAGACCCTTCGCCTCCACCGTGGAAACCAGCGGCGTCGTCTCATCCCGGATGTTGCCCAAATTATCGATCTTTCCCTGCACCTTGGAGATATAAACATCCACCACGCGTGCCAGTTGATACGCCCGAAAATGGATCGAGCCATTTTCGATCACTGCGCTGTTGATCTTGAAAGGGAACAAATCCTTGATCATGTCCAGCCACGGAGTACCGGCACCTGATTGCGTATCATCCTCATCAGGCGCATCCACGAAGTTCAACTCCGGCTCCAGCATGTGCACGCGCCCCACGATCCTGCGATTCCACAAAGCCTGCCATTCGATCGCAAAATCCACGCGTTTGCCCGCAAAGAAGGGGACCGGTACATTTCCCGCCGTCTTGTTGATCTTCACATTCTCGATCGAATAAGCCCCGCGCCACAGGTGAATGCTCACATCCCCGATCGTCCCGTCATACATCGGATTTCTGTCCAATGTCCGGTTCACATAATCCCGAACCATCACCGGCAGAAATGCCCTCCCGATCGCCAATATCACCACCAACCCGGCAACGAATATCCAGAACCGCCTCCAGCCCCGATGCTCTTTGCGCTTTTTCTCGATCATCGCAGGTCGATGGCTTGGATGCTCCGTGAGGCTCGTGCTATGTGGCGTCTCTTTCATCCCAGAAGTGTGGTGTCCAGTTGTCTCTGGATACAAAAACTGCGGTCGGAGAACGCATCCCCGACCGCAGATGAATTCACTTTTGCTTAGCGGCTGACATGCTCACGGCTCTTGGATTTGTCATCCTTAGGCGTGGAGGCCTCACCCGTTGTGCAGATGTCCTGTGCGCCAGCGCGTTCGAAGATCTCCTTCGCGCGCTTGATCTCATCCGAGTTCTCGGTATGCACCGAGATCAAGATGTTACCCGCACGGACCTTGCCCTCATAGCGCTTGGCTTCCAGTTCCGGAATACCAAGGCCGATGAGGCCGCCCGTGATGCCGCCAGCAGCAGCACCCACAGCTGCACCGCTCAAAGCTGCCATGATCGGACCGGCTGCGATGAATGGGCCGACACCCGGGATAGCAAGGGCGCCGATGCCAGCGACCCAACCCAAGGCACCACCCAGCACACCACCCGTGGCCGCACCTGTCACTGCGCCTTCGGGGGCCTTGGTGTTCTTCTCATGGGCGAAATCACGGCTCGTCTCCTTGTCGGGGAAGAGCACGGAGATGTCGTTGTTCGAGAAGTTCGCCATCTTCAGGTTGTCCACGATCAGGTCCGCCTGGTTCAAGGACGTTGCGATACCGAATACAGATTTTTTAGACATAATATTTCCCTTTTGTTCGTTGTGTTGTTCTGTTTGTTGATTGTTACTTCTGCGGCGGACGTCCGTCCTGGCTGCGACCGGTCGGCACGAGTTTCACCTCGATCTGGTTGTCCACATTCTCAGCACGGGCCACGCGGTTTGCGATGTCACCCACGATGCGTTTTTCTGCATCGGTTTCCACCGGGCCGCGCAGCGTGACCTTGCCGTTATTGCTGATCACCTTCACGTTTTGCGCGCTCAGCGAGATGTTCTTGTTCCCCACGAGCTCCTTGCGGATGCGTGCCGTGGTATCGATATCCGCCTTGGAGGTGCCTTGTTCGATCGGCGTCAAGGTGCGGCCATCACGGTCGCGTTCATTGCGGGCCGTATTGTCTGCATCTACAATTCCGCGTTCGGTCCGGTCCATTTTGCGCTCAACTGCCTGTTCCGTGCGCTCAACCGTCCGGTCAATGGCGCGTTCAGTGCGTTGCGCTGTGCGATCAATCGCGCGTTCTGTGCGGCTGCTCCAACTGTTGTCAGAGAAATAAGGTTCCACGTTGAACGGACGATATACCGTCTCCACGTACGTCCTGTCGCCGAAGTCAGGCCATTGGTTGGACTTGAAGTGCGGCGCACGCGCCAGCACCTCCTTTGTTGCGTCCAGTTGCAGCGCCTTCTTCTCCGCATTGAAGCTCAACACCGAGGAGGGGACTGCGGTCAGTTCGTCCCCGAGTCCGATGAAGCCTCCGGAGGAGATCGCCACAGCAACGATGCGGCCCGAGTGGATGTCCACCAGCAGGTTATCCACATCACCCAGTTTCTCATCCTGCAAGTTCTTCACCGGCATACCGATGACCTTGCTGGCGCGATGCGTATTCACCAGACGTGCGTTAGGGATCGTGTTGTTGGATGTCTTGAGATCACCTTCGATGCGTTCCTTGTCCCACGTGCCGTCTGGCAGACGCTTGATCACCGTGTTAGGCGAATCATTGCGCGCAATCTTGTTGTCTTCGAGGTAATCGAGCGAGGATTCCTTGCCGTAGTGGCGATATACAGTATGCAGCCGGTCTGCCGTGTAGGCTTCATCCCACTTCGACATATCAAACTTCGGAGCGGATTTAAGCTGCTCCTTCGTCGCATCAAGAATCAAGGTCTTGTCAGCGGTATTTTGACGGAAGGCGCTGGGCGGCACGGCCGTCAACGTATCGCCGATACCGGCGAAACCGCCTGTGGAAACGATCACTTGCAGCACCCGGCCGGATTCCACATCCACACCGAGTTCCTCAACTTTGCCGATCTTCTCGTCTTGTAGATTCTTCACCGTCATGCCCACCAGGTCAGATGCCTTGGCTGCTCCCGTCAGTTGAGCCGCACGCTTTTCCGCCTTGTCGGCCTTGATGGTGACTTCGGATGTCGATGTCGAACGATCCGTTTGTCGCTCTTTATTTTGCTGGGCCTGAGCAGAAATGGCGATGACCGTTGCGGCCGAGGCACAGAGTATTGTTTGTAGGTTGCGTTTCATATTGGTAGATGTTCAGAAGAGTGTTTCTTTCGCTCTTCCGTTTTTGTTTGTCTCCTCAACCTAGGCCCGGTCAGACACTGTCTCCATAGGGTACACTCCCCTGAAATTAAATGTGGAAAACCCCAATAAATACCGTGCAAAACACAAGCCTAACTCGTTGAGGAAGAAAGACCTCCTGCCTGCTGAAGAATTGCAACCGCAAGATTACGATTGCTTACGCGGGTCCGTGATCGCCATCGTCTTCGTGCTGGAAAAGCCGTTGAATCGTGAAAAGTTAAAAACGTTGCAACATCATCCTGTTTAATGTTTTTGATCTTTCAACGATTCAACGGGCCCAAGGTCAGCCACCCATCCAGATCCACATCCTGCGTTTTGTTCGCAAACCGCAATGGAAACCCGCTCGGTAATGGATTCACCACCCGCATCATCAAACGCGCATCACGCAACCGCCTTGGGAATTCCTTCAATGTCGCCGTATAAGTTATCGCCTCCTGTCCGGGGATGATTCTGCGGATATCCCAATCTACCGGCCAAGTCTGTTGCAATTTGTGGTCATGCCACAATCCGATCTCCACCTGCCATGGATAATAGAATGGGGCCACTGCAGTGTTCGTGACTGTCAGACTCAGGTGGACGATTTGCTCACGCTGCCGCCATTCCCAGTCGGCATGCGGAATATAAAACTCATACCCCATCTTGGGAGCCACTGTTTCCAAATCTACCAGCAGTCCACTTGGAAGCTCGCGTTTGTTATGCCGATAGCGTAACCAAGAGATGTGACCCTGCTCGATCAATTCAGAAAGGCGGGTGGGAGTGATGCTGCTGGCTGTCAGGCTTGGTAGTTTTTCTGGCATGTCGAATTCAGGATGCAATCGTGCACCCATCGGCTCCGTCTGCCAGCGCATTAGGGCCACTGGTCCCGCATTGGTTTGTTTCTGGTAGAGAGTGTCCGGCCTTTTCCAGAATGCGAACCAATCATCGTGGTAACCCGTGGGAAAGTCCTCGATCTCCTTGTCCGGCCAGCGGGTCAGCAGCTTGGTGTTTTTGAAATGCTCTTTGTAAGCCTGCATCATCGCCCGCTTCATCTCTGGAGGTACGGTGGTTTCCGGTGAACGCCTGCTATTGATGTCATGCCATTCGCCCCACGCTCCCAAAAGTCCCACCTCTATGAATGCGACTCGCGGATCGCCGTCATACTTTTTACCGAAAGCCCGGATAAAGTTCATGATCGCCATCCGGGTGAATACGTTGGTGTAGACTGGGAGGACCGTGCCGAGGCGCTGGCCGTAGAACCGGTTGGCCTGACTCACCGTGACCGTTGCTCCTGGTAATTCCGTCAGATAGAGAGGTGCTTCTGTGAACACTGGGCCGCTGCTGTCTCCGTAGAGATCCATCACTGGGCGGAGCACTAGCATCTTGCCCACAGCGGCTGCCCGGTTGAGCCTTCCTTCCAAAAAAGACCAATCGAACTCATCGGGCCCTTTCATCACCATCCGCAATGTCACATAGTTCCACCCGATTGTGCCCGGAGCGTTCAGAGGTTGCTCCAATCCCTTCAAAGGAGCCGGTTTGGTCTGTTGCTGGTAGTCCAGATGTACGGCAGCTTCCGCTGCTGCACATCTCATCACAAGCAGACAAATGCAAAAGAACACCACTGAATGAAGGTGATTCATTTGTTTTGAGGGATTTCTTTGTCTCGTGTGTGAAATCAGCAGATGATGAATGCGTTGAACCGGCCAGGTTGAGTGTGGTTCAGTGTTTCAACTTTCCCAGCGTCAACCATCCGTTCAGATCTGCATCTTGCATCTTGTTTGCAAAACGAAGCGGAAATCCAGTCTTCAAAGGATTCATGACGCGCAACAGAAGGCGGGTATTCTCCCTTTCTTCTGGAAAATCAGGCAGAACGGTCCTGAACGTGACCGCGTCTTTTCCAGGGATGACTTGACTGATGTCCCATGTCACCGGCCAGCGGTTTTGTATCTGATCGTTTTTCCAAAGAGCCGCTTCAAACTTCCACGGATAATAGAATGGAGCCACCCCCGTGTTCGTGATGGTCACGCTGAGTTCGAGCGTATGCTGCGATAGATTCTTTTTCCAATCTGCATGGGAGACGTACAGTTCGTAACCCATCTTGGGCGCGAGTGTTTCGAGATTCGTCAGCAGTTCTGCCGGCAGATACTTTTTATCCTTGGAGTAGCGCAGCCACGAGATGTGGTCGCGTTGTATAAACTTCAGAAACGCTTCGGAAGTGGCGGCGGATGGTGGCGTTTCAAATTCACTTGGGAAGGTGAAGTGCGGATGCAGACGCGCTCCTATGGGTTGGGTCTGCCAGATTTGCAAAGCAGCAGGACCTGCCTTGGTCTGGTTGCGAAACAAATTGTCAGGGATTCTCCAATCCGCGAACCAGTCATCATGATACCCTGTTTGATAGACAAGGTGTTGCTGCTTGGGCCAGCGAGTCATCAGCTTGGTCTTCTTAATGTTCTCGGTATAAGCCTTGAGCACCTCTCCTTCGAGGTCTTCAGGTACATCGGTCAGCGGGAAGTATGGATTTCTTGCGAAATATAGCTCTCCCCAAGCTCCCAGCAGTCCCGTCTCGATGAAGCCGATGCGCGGATCGCCATCATACTTGGCTCCGAAGGCCCATATGAAATTGAATATCGCCGTGCGTGTGGCGTCATTTGTATAGACCGGCACGGTGATACCTGTGCCATAGAGACGATGGTTGTTGTTGGTATGCTTGAATGTCGCGCCCGGTATGTTCGTCAGATAGAAGGGAAGTGCTGGGTAAAGCGATGGCCAGTCTATGATGGGCCGTAGAATCAGGTGCTTGCCCGCACTTGCAGATTTATCGAGTTGCTTCTCCAAGCTCGTCCAGTCGAACTCAAACGGCCCCTTCATCACCGAGCTCAACCGCAGATACGACCAATCGATGGTGTCATTTCCTGCGAGGCTGGATTCGAGTCCTTTGAGCGGAGCGGGTTTCGTTTGCGGCGCATACTCCAGCTCGATGGCTGATGCGTGTGCGGTCATGAAAACGACCATTAGAAGAATGCCAAGGACCACCGCTAAACGACAGCGGTGGTCCAACGCCAACTCCACCTCCCGGGCAGTTTCGGACATGCGAGAACTGACGCGAGATCTTTAAGAAATATTCAAAACGCTGAGAACATTCGTAATCTTGCACGCGCTTAGGCTTGGTAAGGGTGGGTGTGCTCGCGACGTCTCTCGAAGTTCCACGCTGTTCCCAACTCTGGTTTTTACAGCAGCATGTGCAATTGATCACGGCAACTCCAACTCATCAAATATGCATTCCTGAATGCCGTTTCTTTCCGGTGATAATTGTGCGTTTTGTCTCTGGTCACTCCCATCCATGTTGGTTCCGTGTTTCATCAGTGGCAGGAAATTTTCCCCACTGAAAACTGAACACTTGAAACTTCATTCCGTAATTTGCTCCGCCAACTCCTCCGCCGGATACGTCCATATCTCCGCCAGCGTCGGATGATAGTGTGGCATTGCTGCCAGTTCATGCACCGTCATCCGCTTCGCCATCGCTGTGACGATCTGATGGATGAGTTCGCCGCCGACAGGTCCCGCACAACATCCACCGATGATCTCGCCCGTTTTCGGATCAGCTAGCAGCTTCACGAAGCCATGCACCGCTTCCATGATCATCGATTTGCCGTGATCGTTGAATGGATAGCTCGCGGCGAGGTAGGGGATGTTCTTTTCCTTCGCTGCTTTTTCGGTGAGTCCCACGCTCGCCACTTGCGGGTCAGTGAAGATCACATTGATGAGCAACCGGTAATCCATCTCCTTCGGCTTTTCCGGCGTGACGATATTGTGCACCGCGATCTCGCCTTGTTGAATCGCGATGTGAACAATCTCATGCGGTCCGCAGCAATCACCCGCGGCGAAGATGTGCGCCGCACTTGTGCGTTGCTGTGAATCCGTGAGGATCCGTCCTTTCTCCGTATTCACTCCCGCTTTCTCCAATGCCAGCTTGGCCGTGTTTGGCACGCGACCCAGTGCGTGAAAAATCTCCTGCGCCTGCAAGCGCACTGTCTTGCCTGCCTGCTCGAACTCAATGCCCTTTTGCCCGTTCTCGATAAATGCTTTCTTCAGCTTCGTGTCTGTATAAACGGTCATGCCTTCTTTGACGAACACGTCCTCGATCACCTTGGCCGCATCCACATCACAGCTTCTCACGAAATGAGAACCCCGCTGGATGATCGTCACCTTCACATCGAAGCGCGCGAGAAACTGCGCCAGCTCCACCGCGATCGCACCACCACCTAACACGATGACCGATTTCGGCAATTCCTTGAGTGCGAGAATGTCATCGCTCGTGAGACAGCCGATCTCTTTCATTTCCGGCAAGGGCGGGGGAGCGATCACTGAACCGGTGGAGATGATGAAGTTTTTTGCCGTGAGCTTTTGCCCATCCGAAAGCTCCACCGTATGCGGATCGGTAAATTTCGCAAACGCGCGGAACAATTGGAAGCGGCCTGCATTCAACTGCTTCACGCGATAGTCCGCGAAATCCTTGATCATCGCCGCCTTGCGCGCCATCACCGCCGTGAAATCAAAGCTCACCTCGGGAATGCGCAAGCCCCATGTGCTGCCATGATCCGCGAGATGCTTCACCTCCGCTGCATAAAGCAAAGCCTTCGATGGCATGCACCCGCGCAGGATGCAGAGTCCGCCCAATTCCTCCGCACCATCAATCACTGCCGTCTTCAACCCTTTGCCCGCAGCCGTGCGCGCCGCCGCATACCCACCACTGCCACCGCCGATGACGATGACGTCAAAATTGTGCTCGTTCATGTGTTTAAGAATGATGCCCGCGAACATAATTCAAAAGGTGAAAATGACAATCGCCTCACGATCTACTGCAGCGAGAAGTGTTCTCCCTCTCCCGAACTCGCGAAAGCTTTCGGAACTCGACGGGGAGATATCTGGGTCAGGGGTGAGGGGTGGGCGCGCCAAGCGTTTCCGCGGCTGCTACCAATAAAAGTCCGAACTTCCCCCTATCCAAACCCCTGACCGCATGGCAGCATCCCGCCATGATTCTTACGGCCGCCGAGCTGCAGAGTTTGGTTCAACTCGAACATCGTTCTCCTCATCAGCTTTTGGGCATGCATCCGTTGGGCGATGGCTCCGGCGTCGTTGTCCGCGCCTTGATCCCTGATGCCGAGAAAGTGGAGATCCATCCCACGCACGAGAAGACCAAGCCGAAGATCACCCTCAAGCGCATCCATGAGATCGGCCTCTTCGAGGGTGTCTCGCACCAGAGCGAGCAAGTCTACGCTTACGACCTCGTCATCACGTTGAAAGGCGGCCACAAGATTTCCACGCGCGATCCCTATTCCTTCCTGCCCACTTTGGGTGAGACGGATGTCTACCTCTTCGGCCAGGGCAACGAACGGAAGATTTACGAGAAGCTCGGTTCACACCTCCGCGTCATCGATGGCGTGAAAGGCACGAGCTTCGCCGTCTGGGCTCCGAACGCGAAGCGCGTCAGCGTGGTGGGTAATTTCAATAACTGGGACGGTCGCCGTCATCCCATGCGCATGCTCGGTGCTTCTGGTGTTTGGGAATTGTTCATCCCGGGCGTCTCGGAAGGGGATATCTACAAGTTCGAAGTCTTCACCGCTCACGGCCATGTCGCGCTGAAGACCGATCCGTTCGGTTGCCACTTCGAGCAAGCGCCCAAGAACGCTGCGGTAGTTTGGGACAACCGCAAGTTCGCATGGACTGATGAGAAGTGGATGAACGAGCGCAAGCAGAAGAACTGTCTGCGCGAACCCATGAGTGTCTACGAGATCCATCTCGGCTCATGGATGAAGAAGAACGAATTCGAGTCGTTCAACTATCGTGAAGTCGCCGCACCGCTGGTAGATTACCTCCGCAAGATGGGCTTCACCCATGTGGAATTACTACCCGTGGCTGAGCATGCCTATTACCCTTCATGGGGTTATCAGGTTACCGGCTTCTACGCGCCGACGAGCCGTTATGGCACACCAGAAGATTTTCAATTCCTCGTCAATGCCCTGCACGGCGCTGGCATCGGCGTGATTGTGGATTGGGTGCCTGCGCACTTCCCGCGTGATGAATGGGCGCTCGCCAAGTTCGATGGCACCGCGCTCTTCGAGCACGAGGATCCCAAGCAAGGTGCGCATCAGGACTGGGGCACGCTCATCTTTAATTTTGGCCGTCACGAAGTCCGCAATTTCCTCACGGCCAATGCACTTTTCTGGTGTGAGCGTTTCCACGTCGATGGCCTCCGTGTCGATGCCGTGGCCTCGATGCTCTATCTCGACTACTCACGTAAAGAAGGGGAGTGGATCCCGAACAAATACGGTGGCCGCGAGAACTTGGAAGCCATCGCCTTCCTGCGCGAGTTCAATCATCTCGTCCATACGGAATGCAATGGCGTGGTCACTATCGCCGAGGAATCGACCGCCTGGCCGCTGGTTACGCGTCCGCCTTACCTCGGCGGTCTCGGCTTCAGCCTCAAGTGGAACATGGGCTGGATGCACGACACGCTCGGTTATTTCAAGCGCGACTCCGTCTATCGCAAATATCACCAGAACGATCTCACGTTCGCGATGCTGTATCATCACAACGAGAATTTCATGCTCCCGCTCTCGCATGACGAAGTGGTGCATGGCAAAGGTTCGCTCTTCGGTCGCATGCCCGGTGATGACTGGCAACGCTTCGCGAACCTGCGCTGCCTGCTGACTTATCAATGGATGTTCCCAGGCAAAAAACTGCTCTTCATGGGCGGCGAGATCGGCCAGAGCCGCGAATGGAATGCCAATGCCCAGCTTGATTGGTGGTTGCTTGATGCCGGTCCGTATCACAAGGGCGCGCAACGTCTCGTGGAAGACCTCAACCGCCTGTATCGCGACCGTCATGCTCTTTGGCAGACGGATTACGATGGTGGTGGTTTCCAATGGATTGATTGCGCGGATAACGAGAACAGCGTGCTCTCCTTCCTCCGACGTGATGAAAATGGCGGTGGCGAGGTGGCGGTCATCATGAACCTCACGCCGGTTACTCGTGCCAATTATCGCATCGGCCTGCCGAAAGAGGGTTTCTGGCGCGAAGCCTTGAACACAGATGCCGGTATCTACGCTGGCAGCAACGTGGGCAACGGCGGTGGGGTGACGGCGGACAACTACCAGGTCCACAACCAGCCGTTCTCTGCCCCAGTCACCTTGCCGCCCTTGGGTGTCGTGGTGCTGGCCAAATGAACGCTCTGAGCTTTGGGTTTGGAGTTTCCCGCATTACCTGACATACCTTGTCGCGCGTGTTGACGGACAAGACATGGAAACCGGAACAGTTGCTGCGCCTCCTCTCGGGCTTTTTATTCTGCCTAGGGATAGGTGGCGTATTGTCCAGTCTGATCCAGGGGGAAGAAGCTGCAAAAACGGATGAAGGTCGTTTTGCAGGCATGGTCTTTTTCACCGTCATGCTCCACGGTGGCGGTCTTTTGTTAGTGGCTTCCTTTTTGCGCAGCCATGGACTGACATGGTCCCAGGGATTTGGCTTTCGT
Encoded proteins:
- the glgB gene encoding 1,4-alpha-glucan branching protein GlgB, yielding MILTAAELQSLVQLEHRSPHQLLGMHPLGDGSGVVVRALIPDAEKVEIHPTHEKTKPKITLKRIHEIGLFEGVSHQSEQVYAYDLVITLKGGHKISTRDPYSFLPTLGETDVYLFGQGNERKIYEKLGSHLRVIDGVKGTSFAVWAPNAKRVSVVGNFNNWDGRRHPMRMLGASGVWELFIPGVSEGDIYKFEVFTAHGHVALKTDPFGCHFEQAPKNAAVVWDNRKFAWTDEKWMNERKQKNCLREPMSVYEIHLGSWMKKNEFESFNYREVAAPLVDYLRKMGFTHVELLPVAEHAYYPSWGYQVTGFYAPTSRYGTPEDFQFLVNALHGAGIGVIVDWVPAHFPRDEWALAKFDGTALFEHEDPKQGAHQDWGTLIFNFGRHEVRNFLTANALFWCERFHVDGLRVDAVASMLYLDYSRKEGEWIPNKYGGRENLEAIAFLREFNHLVHTECNGVVTIAEESTAWPLVTRPPYLGGLGFSLKWNMGWMHDTLGYFKRDSVYRKYHQNDLTFAMLYHHNENFMLPLSHDEVVHGKGSLFGRMPGDDWQRFANLRCLLTYQWMFPGKKLLFMGGEIGQSREWNANAQLDWWLLDAGPYHKGAQRLVEDLNRLYRDRHALWQTDYDGGGFQWIDCADNENSVLSFLRRDENGGGEVAVIMNLTPVTRANYRIGLPKEGFWREALNTDAGIYAGSNVGNGGGVTADNYQVHNQPFSAPVTLPPLGVVVLAK